The proteins below come from a single Ictidomys tridecemlineatus isolate mIctTri1 chromosome 8, mIctTri1.hap1, whole genome shotgun sequence genomic window:
- the LOC101976867 gene encoding saoe class I histocompatibility antigen, A alpha chain: protein MAPQTSLLLLLGAVSLMETWAGSHSLRYFDTSVSRPGRGEPRLVSVGYVDDTQFQHFDSDSESQRMKPWSPWVEQEEQKHWDTWNSKDSAKNFQACLTNLLSHHNQSEGGSHTIQRTYGCEVGQDGCLLRRFYWLAYDGEDYFALNEDLSSWTVADSVAQNIQRYWKAPGVMKLHRVHLENTCVEKLLRYLESRKETLQCLDPPKTHVTHHPSPERDVILKCWALGFYPKEITLNWQRDGEDQTQDMELVETRPSGDGNFQKWVTVEVPTGEEQRYTCHVHHEGLPEPLTLRWEPPVQSTIPIMGTVAGLVVLGTIVIGAAVSFVFWKKKNTDGKEGTYAPAARKFYEQ, encoded by the exons ATGGCGCCCCAAACCTCGCTCCTGCTGCTACTGGGGGCCGTGTCCCTGATGGAGACCTGGGCAG GCTCCCACTCCTTGAGGTATTTCGACACCTCCGTGTCCCGGCCGGGCCGCGGGGAGCCCCGCCTCGTCTCCGTGGGCTACGTGGACGACACACAGTTCCAGCACTTTGACAGCGACTCTGAGTCCCAGAGGATGAAGCCATGGTCGCCCTGggtggagcaggaggagcagaagCATTGGGACACATGGAATTCCAAGGACTCCGCAAAGAATTTCCAAGCGTGCTTGACCAACCTGCTGAGCCACCACAACCAGAGCGAGGGCG GCTCTCACACCATCCAGAGAACCTACGGCTGCGAAGTGGGGCAAGATGGGTGCCTGCTCCGCAGGTTCTACTGGTTGGCATATGATGGGGAGGATTACTTCGCCCTGAATGAGGACCTGAGCTCCTGGACTGTGGCAGATTCGGTGGCTCAGAACATCCAGCGATACTGGAAGGCGCCTGGTGTCATGAAGCTCCACAGGGTCCACCTGGAAAACACCTGTGTGGAGAAGCTCCTCAGATATCTGGAGAGCAGGAAAGAGACCCTGCAGTGCTTAG ATCCCCCAAAGACACATGTGACTCACCACCCTAGCCCTGAAAGGGATGTCATTCTGAAGTGCTGGGCCCTGGGCTTCTACCCTAAGGAGATCACCCTGAACTGGCAACGAGATGGGGAGGACCAGACCCAGGACATGGAACTTGTGGAGACCAGACCTTCAGGGGATGGAAACTTCCAGAAATGGGTAACTGTGGAGGTGCCTACTGGAGAGGAGCAGAGATACACATGCCATGTGCATCATGAAGGGCTGCCTGAGCCCCTCACTCTGAGATGGG AGCCACCTGTTCAGTCCACCATCCCCATCATGGGAACTGTTGCCGGTCTGGTTGTCCTTGGAACTATTGTCATTGGAGCTGCggtatcttttgttttttggaagaagaaaaacacag ATGGAAAAGAAGGGACCTATGCTCCAGCTGCCCGTAAGTTTTACGAACAATGA